One segment of Deltaproteobacteria bacterium DNA contains the following:
- a CDS encoding HNH endonuclease, with the protein MKPFAYDLDAKDISRERRKARELRASQWWKRRCDKGVCHYCGRATPPKELTMDHIVPIARGGRSTKGNIVPCCKDCNNKKKQMLPMEWEGYLSTLGHKAF; encoded by the coding sequence ATGAAACCATTCGCTTACGACCTGGACGCAAAGGATATCAGCCGGGAACGCCGCAAGGCGCGAGAACTGCGGGCTTCCCAGTGGTGGAAACGCCGCTGCGACAAGGGCGTCTGCCACTATTGCGGCAGGGCCACACCGCCCAAGGAGCTCACCATGGACCACATCGTGCCCATTGCACGGGGGGGCAGAAGCACCAAGGGAAATATCGTTCCCTGCTGCAAGGACTGCAACAATAAAAAAAAACAGATGCTGCCCATGGAGTGGGAAGGGTACCTGTCAACGCTTGGACACAAAGCGTTTTAA
- a CDS encoding glutathione synthase, translating into MRSARAVILPQGCRKSLYRMARATCPLVFPNYDKRFEYPDKIGQALLFRKYEAIHPETETFGSVADFRETYASYREFEKKRYPLVFKFDWGGEGHNVFLIKDARELQQMMSRAASYEKTGQYGFLLQEFIPSRGRSLRVVVIDTLTKTYWRRHGNPDAFYTNLSKGAVLETDSAPLLQEAGKKAVIAFSQRTGIDLAGFDLLFSEKSLARGLIEPLFLEINYFFGRKGLGGSDAYYKLLQREIDRWIDVHVRR; encoded by the coding sequence ATGCGCTCGGCGAGGGCCGTTATTCTGCCCCAAGGGTGCCGCAAATCGTTGTACCGCATGGCCCGGGCCACCTGCCCTCTCGTTTTTCCCAATTATGACAAACGGTTCGAATATCCGGATAAAATCGGTCAGGCCCTTCTTTTCAGAAAATACGAAGCCATACACCCAGAAACCGAAACCTTCGGGTCTGTGGCCGACTTCAGGGAAACCTATGCAAGCTACCGGGAATTCGAAAAAAAACGGTATCCCCTGGTATTTAAATTCGACTGGGGTGGAGAGGGGCACAATGTCTTTTTAATAAAAGATGCACGGGAACTGCAACAGATGATGTCCAGGGCGGCATCTTATGAAAAAACAGGCCAGTATGGATTTCTCCTGCAGGAATTCATACCATCACGAGGACGCTCCCTGCGAGTGGTGGTGATCGACACGCTAACGAAAACCTACTGGCGCAGGCATGGAAATCCCGACGCCTTTTACACCAATTTAAGCAAGGGGGCGGTCCTGGAAACCGACAGCGCCCCCCTGCTGCAAGAAGCGGGGAAAAAAGCGGTCATCGCTTTTTCACAGAGGACGGGCATCGATCTGGCCGGATTCGACCTGCTTTTTTCAGAAAAATCGCTTGCAAGGGGCTTGATTGAACCCCTGTTTCTGGAAATAAACTATTTCTTCGGGCGCAAAGGCCTGGGCGGCTCTGACGCTTACTACAAACTCCTGCAACGAGAAATTGACCGCTGGATAGATGTTCATGTCCGCCGATAA
- a CDS encoding heparan-alpha-glucosaminide N-acetyltransferase domain-containing protein, producing MGEKQLKFLEFVPLILYITFVRAVGGDAAALPWKISFVTGGIASVVVFTVLMRNKGFILNRIVLGVNLFLISGGIAVALRLDPLLKLYWRFNPAPMFIWIFGVGLAATFLSPSGFTGESLSDRGTVRRHSALLTAATAIALGISLAFRGKAIYADILPFIGLFIVNDRLRAKPSRSPDQG from the coding sequence ATGGGTGAAAAACAGCTGAAATTCCTGGAATTCGTGCCGCTTATCCTTTATATAACCTTCGTTCGGGCGGTGGGAGGCGACGCAGCGGCCCTCCCATGGAAGATCTCCTTTGTCACGGGCGGCATTGCGTCCGTGGTCGTTTTTACCGTCCTCATGCGCAACAAAGGGTTCATCCTCAATCGCATCGTACTGGGCGTCAACCTGTTTCTCATCAGCGGAGGCATTGCCGTCGCTCTGCGGCTGGATCCGCTGCTGAAGCTTTACTGGCGCTTCAACCCCGCGCCCATGTTCATCTGGATTTTCGGCGTCGGGCTGGCCGCCACGTTTTTGAGCCCGAGCGGCTTCACCGGAGAGTCCCTCAGCGACCGCGGCACCGTTCGACGGCATTCCGCCCTATTGACGGCGGCAACCGCCATTGCTTTGGGAATTTCGTTGGCGTTTCGGGGAAAAGCGATTTATGCCGACATCCTGCCTTTCATCGGCCTCTTTATCGTCAACGACAGGCTGCGGGCGAAACCCAGCCGCTCTCCGGACCAGGGGTAG
- a CDS encoding DMT family transporter produces MDTSSGSRRRWTPYLLLTVAPLCWAGNVVVARNIVDTVSPLSLAFWRWTLAFAILLPFAWKQVVRDWSVFLTHWKIFCFFGLTGISMWNTLLYVAVQTTTAINAALMLTVMPAMIVLISLAAFKEKITPLQMTGLCFSMIGAVTVVLHGRLENLVNFVFVEGDLFMLLAVLVYALYSAFLKSRPPVHPVSFLLFVIGIGFLGLLPLYVWECVEATAFSFDKAFLFSIAYFAVFPSLVAYFCWNRGVELIGANRAGLFINLMPVFTSIMALIWLDEALHPYHLIGLFLIFTGMALFNRHR; encoded by the coding sequence ATGGATACATCGTCGGGTTCACGGCGTCGGTGGACACCGTACCTTCTTCTGACCGTTGCCCCCCTGTGCTGGGCCGGCAACGTGGTCGTGGCCCGCAACATTGTGGACACGGTTTCTCCGTTGAGCCTGGCCTTCTGGCGCTGGACCCTCGCCTTTGCCATCCTGCTTCCCTTTGCCTGGAAACAAGTCGTCAGGGATTGGTCTGTCTTTCTAACCCATTGGAAGATATTTTGCTTTTTCGGATTAACCGGCATCAGCATGTGGAATACACTGCTCTATGTGGCGGTACAGACAACCACCGCCATCAATGCGGCCCTCATGCTTACCGTCATGCCGGCCATGATCGTTCTGATCTCCCTGGCGGCTTTCAAGGAAAAAATAACGCCCCTGCAAATGACCGGCCTCTGCTTCAGCATGATCGGGGCCGTAACGGTCGTTTTGCACGGCCGTCTTGAAAACCTCGTGAACTTCGTTTTTGTCGAAGGGGATCTTTTCATGCTGCTGGCGGTCCTGGTCTACGCCCTCTATTCCGCATTCTTAAAAAGCAGACCGCCGGTCCATCCCGTGAGCTTTCTTTTATTCGTTATCGGAATCGGTTTTCTAGGACTATTGCCGCTCTATGTGTGGGAATGCGTTGAAGCCACCGCCTTTTCCTTCGATAAAGCGTTTCTTTTTAGCATCGCCTACTTTGCCGTATTCCCTTCGCTGGTAGCCTATTTCTGCTGGAACAGGGGCGTGGAGCTCATCGGTGCCAACCGGGCCGGGTTGTTTATCAACCTGATGCCCGTGTTCACCTCCATCATGGCTCTCATCTGGCTGGATGAAGCGCTGCACCCCTACCACCTGATCGGTTTGTTTCTGATTTTTACCGGAATGGCGCTTTTCAACCGGCATCGTTGA
- a CDS encoding DMT family transporter yields the protein MKEKSVENKIPMLAVLVMGAAIISFSGVWVKWSHVPSTTSAFYRVFFGGIFLVAASIYRREWCRPGRRQLLLMVLCSFFFSLDLWLYHYSINRIGPGLGTILPNFQVFILTAIGIVFLKETIPIQFILSVPLAFAGLLMVVGVDWDNLNQTYRLGILAGLAAAVCYSGFLLSLRRLQAEQSGISFFYVLTLVSLISTVFLGSQVYVSSESFRIPGLMSLASLIALGLFSQFLGWIFIANTLPKIRASLSGLVLLLQPALAFVWDVLIFSRPMGWINWCGVGIVLMAIYLGTVRSVEN from the coding sequence ATGAAAGAAAAATCGGTTGAAAACAAGATACCCATGCTGGCTGTGCTGGTCATGGGGGCCGCCATCATCAGCTTCTCCGGAGTGTGGGTCAAATGGAGTCACGTGCCTTCGACGACGTCGGCTTTTTATCGGGTTTTTTTCGGAGGAATCTTTCTTGTGGCGGCCTCAATATATCGCCGCGAATGGTGCCGGCCCGGGCGAAGGCAACTGTTGCTGATGGTGCTGTGCAGTTTCTTTTTTTCCCTGGACCTGTGGCTTTATCATTACAGCATCAACCGCATCGGTCCGGGGCTTGGAACGATTCTTCCAAATTTTCAGGTTTTTATTTTAACGGCGATCGGCATCGTATTTTTAAAAGAAACAATACCTATTCAATTCATCCTGTCCGTTCCCTTAGCCTTTGCGGGACTTCTGATGGTCGTAGGGGTTGATTGGGACAATTTGAATCAAACGTACAGGCTTGGGATCTTGGCGGGACTGGCGGCTGCGGTTTGCTATTCCGGCTTTCTCCTGTCTCTGCGCAGGCTCCAGGCCGAACAGAGCGGCATTTCTTTTTTTTATGTTTTAACGCTGGTTTCGCTCATATCGACCGTGTTTTTAGGCAGTCAGGTGTATGTATCGTCGGAGAGCTTCAGAATACCCGGTTTAATGAGCCTGGCTTCATTGATCGCACTGGGGCTTTTCAGTCAATTCCTGGGTTGGATTTTTATTGCCAATACCCTGCCAAAAATACGGGCATCCCTTTCCGGGCTGGTTCTTCTGCTTCAGCCGGCCCTCGCTTTTGTCTGGGATGTATTGATTTTTAGCCGCCCCATGGGGTGGATAAACTGGTGCGGGGTGGGCATCGTCTTGATGGCCATATACCTGGGAACGGTAAGGTCGGTGGAAAACTAA